A single Acidobacteriaceae bacterium DNA region contains:
- a CDS encoding VWA domain-containing protein: MAALLCAGSGYVWAQDAKPAPAQAATTANAKPADDIPASGSASTMAVKANLVVIPTVVRDKKGALINDLKKEDFSLQVDGQPQPIRYFDHDTDVPLTLGLLVDVSMSMRNETDSERTASQSFLDTMLAPSSGNRGSDKAFVVQFAKEVELLQDVTDAKPRLQRALKELGTSSPSFHNTDDTTSGPNTDSEGRYIRHGGTALYDAIYLSGDEVMSKQAGKRRALVVLTDGVDRGSKEALGDAIEAAQRADTIVYGIYYKGEQHQDFNRPQQRRGGYGGGYPGGGYPGGGYPGGGYPGGGYPQGGGNGGGQNPRGGGGDHKPYVDGKHVLERICGETGGRVFEVSKKQTIDDIYKQIGEELRAQYRLGFTPSGDAAKDRYHQISLALTGDDAKKKMDVQTRDGYYMGQ; the protein is encoded by the coding sequence TTGGCTGCGCTGTTGTGCGCTGGGAGTGGATACGTGTGGGCGCAGGATGCGAAGCCTGCGCCCGCACAGGCAGCAACCACGGCTAACGCCAAACCGGCGGACGATATTCCTGCCAGCGGCTCGGCCAGCACCATGGCGGTGAAGGCCAACCTGGTGGTGATCCCAACGGTCGTGCGCGACAAGAAGGGCGCGCTGATCAACGATCTGAAGAAGGAAGATTTCTCGTTGCAGGTGGACGGTCAGCCGCAGCCTATCCGCTACTTCGACCACGACACGGATGTGCCGCTGACGCTCGGCCTGCTTGTCGATGTGAGCATGAGCATGCGCAACGAAACGGACTCGGAGCGCACGGCGAGCCAGTCGTTTCTGGATACGATGCTCGCTCCTTCCAGCGGTAATCGCGGCTCGGATAAGGCGTTCGTCGTGCAATTCGCGAAAGAGGTGGAACTGCTGCAGGACGTAACCGATGCCAAGCCTCGCCTGCAGCGCGCGCTGAAAGAATTGGGCACGTCCAGTCCGAGCTTCCACAATACGGACGACACCACCTCCGGCCCAAACACCGACAGCGAAGGAAGATACATTCGCCACGGCGGAACAGCGCTGTATGACGCGATCTATCTCTCGGGCGACGAGGTCATGTCCAAGCAGGCGGGGAAGCGGCGTGCGCTGGTGGTGCTGACGGATGGCGTGGACCGCGGCAGCAAGGAAGCTCTGGGTGACGCGATTGAAGCGGCGCAGCGCGCGGACACGATCGTCTACGGAATTTATTACAAAGGTGAACAGCACCAGGACTTCAACCGGCCGCAGCAGCGCAGGGGCGGGTATGGCGGGGGGTATCCGGGGGGAGGATATCCCGGCGGGGGATATCCAGGTGGAGGGTATCCGGGCGGCGGATATCCGCAGGGCGGAGGCAATGGTGGGGGGCAGAACCCTCGGGGTGGCGGAGGGGACCACAAGCCGTACGTGGATGGGAAGCATGTGCTGGAGCGGATCTGCGGGGAGACGGGTGGACGGGTCTTCGAGGTGAGCAAGAAGCAGACCATCGATGACATCTACAAGCAGATTGGTGAGGAGCTGCGGGCGCAGTACCGGCTGGGCTTTACGCCTTCGGGAGATGCGGCGAAGGATCGGTATCACCAGATTTCGCTGGCGCTGACGGGCGATGACGCCAAGAAAAAGATG